The region CACATCTTTGTCCGAACCGGCGTTGACTTCCAACGGATCGTCGCTGCCGTCCAAAGTCACGCTGTCGAAAGCGCTGGCGTTGCCGTTGTAACAAGTCAAGATGAAAGTCCTCGATCCGGTGAAATCGCCCACGGATTCCGATCCGGAAGTTAGTTTGCTTCCCGACCACGAACCCGAAGCGCTGCAAGAAGTGGCGTTGGTTGATGTCCAAGTCAAAGTCGCGTTCTTGTTGCAGGTTACCGAACCGCTGGAGCGCAAATCAACCGTGGGCGTGTTGTAGCCGCAATCTTGCGGGCAAGACGATTGGGTTTCGCCGCACTCGCAGCTGTCGTCGCCGCAACGATAGCATTGCGCGTCGCAGGTTTGCCAGCTTTCCCAAACGGTGCATTGGCCACTTTGGACGCAGGTTCTGCCCGAAGATCCGGAACATTCGTGCTGTCCCAAAGCGCATTCGTTCTGGCACATAACACAAAGCGGGCTGTGGGTAAGTTCGCCCAAAGGAACGATTGTAGTATAATAATCGTATAAATTATCGTATAATTTATAAACCACGCCGCCGCGAAAAACATCAACTTGAGTCATACAATCCGCAGTGTCAATTGAAATAATTCGGGTTTCGCCGGGGTTCAATATCACAGTCTCATAATCAAGCAATGTTTGCGTATCAAGCCAGCCGGAAACTTCATATGGTTGCCGATAGACTTTATATGACGCTACGGTTGCTTGGGCGGCGCAACTGGCGATATTTGTTACGGACACAGTTGCCGGTTGTCCGCCCCCGCCAAGGTTAATCAGCTTAGCCGTAATTCCTTGATTGCAATATTCAGCCTTAATAGGCAACGCGGTGAAAGTCGCGGCCAAAAAAATCATAAAAACAAAGGATAAGGATAAGATTAATAATTTATTAATTTTATTCATATTATTTTGATTATTTTTACGCGTTAAAATCATTGTATTGAAATTTTTCATTAAATCAATAGTCTTATTATGTTATGCAAAAAATTATATCAGAAGAATAACAATTTGTCAATATAAACCAATAGGGTGTAAATGACCCTGCGGCAAGACCGCAGGGCGTTCGCAGCTACAATTCAAACAATCGTAACTGGCTCACATCTTTTGGTCTGCCTTGGTTTTGAATGTATCGCTCAATAACTTTCCTATTACCGCGTGCGCTGATCGTAGCGATATAATAGCCGTCTGTCCAGAACTCTCCACCCCAGAGTTCTTTTTTAATTTCGGGAACTTGCCGGAACACCTCGCGCGCGGTAATGCTTTTTATTATTTTGATAACCTGGCCGCCGGAATACTTCGGCAGGAATCTTGCCAGAATATGGGCGTGGTCTTGGTCGAATCCCACATGGCTGATCTCAATGGCGTACCGTTCCATAAATCCTTTCAGGCTCTCGACAATTGCGGCAATCACCTTTTCGTTCAGTAATGCTTTGCGATATTTGACCGTAATCTGGATGTGGTAATAACATTCGGAAACATTGTGGTACCAACGCCAGATATCCCGCTTTTCTTGCTCCATATTGGCTTATTGTAACACGGACGCGCT is a window of Candidatus Nealsonbacteria bacterium DGGOD1a DNA encoding:
- the tnpA gene encoding IS200/IS605 family transposase — its product is MEQEKRDIWRWYHNVSECYYHIQITVKYRKALLNEKVIAAIVESLKGFMERYAIEISHVGFDQDHAHILARFLPKYSGGQVIKIIKSITAREVFRQVPEIKKELWGGEFWTDGYYIATISARGNRKVIERYIQNQGRPKDVSQLRLFEL